One Anopheles marshallii chromosome 3, idAnoMarsDA_429_01, whole genome shotgun sequence genomic region harbors:
- the LOC128714414 gene encoding transport and Golgi organization protein 6 — MEINVEALREVIVCVANLKPKDITLAKLEECLRPFSVEASIGSDSLWKITAQYCTLLTEFAVKGLVEKQNQSVESEEVINLHDLAHYLTMIDLVRQFTIHLYLPRELRGLSSCESQLMVVVEEKERVRRLSFCIDHFQRLFEKKMLAVHPRLTDTVIDFVAGCYSLSQASLMDKWQQFAFPKDLIFRSLLVIKGSYGLPIELAKVLHTDLLHLTGEPGGFCALCKTLLAVGDTNENVPAWQKSEVIAKIVSSKGHTKKFYRQVLTDCFEFYRWAVQTGTQEASTYAATCIECLKRFCQLPAPYRELHSLIEEYFFGIFQDLAGPKELVTGCVVQERITLMSKLHECSMAFTGSTFTALPSALLIPYLHLFLKMISVLPSTYEEQTYLHGMIIFCLANRSKSELQQIVTTLLLNQPEGEIGKYLLHPRIILKYVPNDNNYSLQIGPATNDGDPESDSLLPVLVDVLKSSNRNLLLYDVFLVLLNQLVTGMWTDNSSQQSNRLLDAVERDGLLCARFHQKYILIQSLMELIHHKHFHSQLYDNPGEVLGILTVSLTSIIDDSNASDNGASSSDILEIVLSIFQEFLQRIRNRNEVEGILKLLRRYRNSTSCSETMAVQIDLLCNETTTERGELSESACQNALNLCSDQQPYCKVYGTTLLLKLLKERDPETYVQRHKILILALVNLRDEESYAFLNSVRLLVALCDVLEAEVIDALVKEYLSEENDTDFRLKIGEATVKTVETLGPLAVRYRDVLLNCFLTGTRNAVDEFRTSSLSNVGSMCRMLSYQVHHFFYELFTCIQSIVDTDRYLPARRAAILVLSQLLEGIDSLMDFQEYLLLIYRFLKHVITTDNDDVTKLQAAVALDHLKAKTKDFLQIKPDDLERRMFGRVI, encoded by the exons ATGGAAATTAATGTGGAAGCACTTCGTGAAGTGATCGTTTGCGTTGCCAATTTAAAACCGAAAG ATATTACGCTGGCTAAACTGGAAGAATGTCTGCGACCTTTCTCGGTGGAAGCATCAATCGGCTCAGACAGCCTTTGGAAAATCACTGCCCAATACTGTACGCTGCTCACTGAATTTGCCGTCAAGGGCTtggtggaaaagcaaaaccaatcGGTTGAAAGTGAGGAAGTTATAAATCTACATGATCTAGCGCACTATCTTACCATGATCGATCTAGTACGCCAATTCACCATTCATCTTTATCTGCCACGCGAGCTACGAGGACTATCCAGCTGTGAAAGCCAACTGATGGTCGtggtagaagaaaaggaaCGAGTTCGTAGACTTTCGTTCTGTATTGATCATTTTCAACGgttatttgaaaagaaaatgctcGCCGTTCATCCACGGCTAACCGACACGGTTATCGATTTCGTTGCTGGTTGCTACAGTCTCTCCCAGGCAAGTTTGATGGACAAATGGCAACAGTTTGCCTTTCCCAAGGATCTTATCTTCCGTAGCTTACTGGTGATAAAAGGCTCCTACGGTCTACCCATAGAACTTGCCAAAGTATTACATACCGATTTGTTGCATCTTACTGGAGAACCGGGTGGTTTCTGTGCGCTATGCAAAACCTTACTCGCGGTTGGCGATACCAATGAAAACGTACCGGCGTGGCAGAAAAGTGAAGTAATTGCCAAAATCGTAAGCAGCAAGGGACACACGAAGAAATTTTACCGACAAGTATTAACGGACTGTTTCGAGTTCTACCGCTGGGCCGTTCAAACAGGCACGCAAGAAGCGTCAACTTATGCTGCAACGTGTATCGAATGTCTGAAACGATTCTGCCAACTGCCGGCCCCGTATCGTGAACTTCACTCACTTATTGAGGAATATTTTTTCGGTATCTTCCAAGATCTTGCTGGGCCAAAAGAGCTTGTGACGGGATGCGTGGTTCAAGAGCGAATAACATTGATGAGCAAATTACACGAATGCAGTATGGCGTTTACGGGATCTACGTTCACAGCATTGCCATCGGCGTTATTGATACCATATCTCCATCTCTTCCTAAAGATGATCTCTGTGCTTCCATCGACGTACGAAGAACAAACGTATCTGCACGGCATGATCATATTTTGTTTAGCCAACCGATCGAAATCGGAATTGCAACAAATAGTAACGACTCTCTTGCTAAATCAACCAGAGGGTGAAAttggcaaatatttgcttcaTCCGCgaattattttgaaatatgtCCCGAATGACAATAACTACAGCTTACAAATTGGTCCTGCAACGAACGACGGAGATCCTGAGAGCGATAGTCTTCTGCCAGTACTGGTTGATGTACTGAAATCATCTAATCGAAACCTGCTACTGTACGATGTGTTTCTTGTACTGCTAAATCAGCTTGTGACCGGCATGTGGACAGACAACTCGTCACAACAGTCCAATCGGCTGTTAGATGCCGTCGAGCGTGACGGTTTGCTGTGCGCTCGGTTCCATCAAAAATACATTCTCATTCAATCGCTGATGGAGCTTATCCACCACAAACATTTCCATTCTCAATTATACGACAATCCGGGGGAAGTTTTGGGCATATTAACCGTGTCGCTAACATCGATCATCGATGATTCTAACGCATCCGATAATGGTGCCAGCAGTTCCGACATCCTGGAGATTGTGTTGTCCATTTTTCAAGAATTTCTTCAACGCATTCGCAATCGAAATGAGGTAGAAGGTATTTTGAAGCTTCTTCGCCGGTACCGTAATTCGACGAGTTGTAGTGAAACGATGGCAGTTCAAATCGATCTGCTTTGtaacgaaacaacaaccgaGCGCGGTGAACTGTCGGAATCGGCCTGCCAAAATGCGTTAAACCTTTGCTCGGATCAGCAACCATACTGTAAGGTGTACGGAACGACCCTGTTGCTAAAGTTGCTGAAAGAACGCGATCCAGAAACGTACGTCCAGCGGCATAAAATTCTAATACTGGCACTGGTAAATCTGCGCGATGAGGAAAGTTACGCATTCCTCAACTCGGTCCGCTTGCTGGTGGCGCTCTGTGATGTGCTAGAGGCGGAAGTTATCGATGCGCTTGTGAAGGAGTATCTTAGCGAGGAGAATGATACAGACTTTCGGCTTAAAATAGGCGAAGCGACGGTGAAGACGGTCGAAACGTTAGGTCCTTTGGCGGTGCGCTATCGTGATGTGCTACTGAACTGTTTTCTCACCGGCACGCGTAATGCCGTTGACGAGTTCCGCACCTCGAGCCTTTCGAATGTCGGCAGCATGTGTCGTATGCTTTCCTACCAAGTGCATCACTTTTTCTACGAG CTTTTCACATGCATTCAATCGATCGTAGACACGGATCGTTATCTTCCTGCTAGAAGAGCTGCAATTCTGGTGCTTTCTCAACTACTGGAAGGAATCGATAGTTTAATGGATTTTCAGGAGTACCTATTATTGATCTATCGATTCTTGAAACATGTTATCACAACCGACAATGATGACGTTACCAAGCTTCAGGCAGCTGTTGCATTAGATCATTTGAAGGCAAAAACGAAAGATTTTCTTCAGATAAAGCCAGATGATTTGGAAAGACGTATGTTTGGCAGAGTTATTTGA
- the LOC128716318 gene encoding NEDD8 has translation MLIKVKTLTGKEIEIDIEPTDKVDRIKERVEEKEGIPPQQQRLIFSGKQMNDDKTAQDYKVQGGSVLHLVLALRGGSL, from the exons ATGTTGATCAAAGTAAAG ACCCTGACCGGTAAAGAGATCGAAATCGACATCGAACCCACGGACAAAGTGGACCGGATCAAAGAACGGGTGGAAGAGAAAGAAGGCATCCCTCCCCAGCAGCAGCGGTTGATCTTTTCCGGCAAACAGAT GAACGATGACAAAACTGCCCAGGACTACAAGGTTCAAGGTGGTTCTGTTCTACATCTGGTGTTGGCATTAAGAGGAGGATCTCTGTGA
- the LOC128712377 gene encoding KRR1 small subunit processome component homolog has product MSDSESDAGELEKGVEHFNGPVENAWLMKIPEFKPEDNPNGLVEESSFSCLFPKYREKYVKECWPLVVKALGTHHIKADLDLILGNMTVRTTRKTWDPFIIIKSRDLIKLLSRSVPFEQAVKVLEDEISCDIIKIKNLVRNKEKFVKRRSRLIGPNGCTLKSLELLTNCYVLVQGATVSAIGPYKGLQCVRKVVEETMKNIHPIYNIKALMIKRELMKDENLQEENWERFLPRFQSKNTSKRSKPKVVKKKKEYTPFPPPLQESKIDKQLASGEYFLTDEQKRSKKRQEQVAKEKRNAVVQKQRREQDFVAPEETSKRSNGAANTSDKLDVKSLKSKIAKANKRAGKDKVSTVKKSNKK; this is encoded by the coding sequence ATGAGCGATTCTGAATCCGATGCCGGTGAGCTGGAAAAGGGAGTGGAGCATTTCAATGGACCGGTGGAAAATGCGTGGCTGATGAAAATTCCCGAGTTCAAACCCGAAGACAACCCCAATGGGCTGGTGGAGGAGAGTTCGTTTTCATGTCTGTTTCCAAAGTATCGCGAAAAGTACGTCAAGGAATGCTGGCCACTGGTCGTTAAGGCGCTCGGGACACACCACATCAAGGCCGATCTGGATCTCATCCTTGGTAACATGACCGTGCGGACCACTCGCAAAACGTGGGAcccattcatcatcatcaaatcgCGCGATCTCATCAAACTGTTGTCCCGATCGGTACCGTTCGAACAGGCGGTAAAAGTGCTCGAGGATGAAATTAGCTGCGATatcatcaaaatcaaaaacctCGTACGCAACAAGGAGAAGTTTGTTAAACGCCGCAGTCGACTGATTGGACCGAATGGCTGTACACTGAAATCGCTGGAATTGCTAACGAATTGTTACGTGCTGGTGCAGGGTGCCACTGTTTCGGCGATCGGGCCTTATAAGGGTCTCCAGTGCGTCCGGAAGGTGGTGgaagaaacgatgaaaaacatTCACCCGATCTACAACATCAAAGCGCTGATGATAAAGCGCGAGCTGATGAAGGATGAAAATCTGCAGGAGGAAAATTGGGAACGTTTTCTGCCCCGGTTCCAGTCGAAGAACACTTCCAAACGGAGCAAACCGAAGGTggtcaagaagaagaaggagtaCACACCTTTCCCACCACCGCTGCAGGAAAGCAAGATCGACAAACAGTTGGCTTCCGGTGAGTACTTCCTCACCGATGAGCAAAAACGGTCCAAAAAGCGGCAGGAACAGGTGGCCAAGGAGAAACGCAACGCCGTTGTGCAGAAGCAACGTCGCGAACAGGACTTTGTCGCACCGGAGGAAACGAGCAAAAGATCGAACGGTGCCGCCAACACGTCCGACAAACTCGACGTAAAATcgttgaaaagtaaaattgcaAAAGCCAACAAACGGGCCGGCAAAGACAAAGTGAGCACGGTTaagaaaagtaacaaaaagtGA
- the LOC128714700 gene encoding TBC1 domain family member 15: protein MDNDSGMEEKFIQNGVILKKANAAYISALNAEGILTFGQCTKTNLHAFEWKPETCDITDSESLESGWSLVDAISRQPSPQQPLQPTALASLPANVRAASEEPPAGPTAKAKLIIRVFLRDLKGLETYKDELRFYNHDHTVHSVYLFRQTSTSVLLQLLERYRCVRKSTQRKNFYRCIDDPDQDKLQKSFSELNIADIRARPRPRPYMDMLSKLASVHQILPINRPTSQSIIPGELRLSNLNASIDAESDSTERQPENSVAANGETVSTESRKLAPRPPVHRGLPLDAGTWEDVKCPNGAISDPERVKEIIFRGGIKQDIRAEVWKYLLGLDVWEHTVQQRDERRAHKTQEYFQMKFQWLSMTATQEHNFTGYRERKCQIEKDVKRTDRTYEFFAGDDNPNLAKLQDILMTYVMYNFDLGYVQGMSDLLAPILSLVQNEAESFWCFVGFMHKVFANFDIDQKGMKQQLEHLRVLLSFVNERLFNYMRENQSENMYFCFRWLLVWFKREFANADIMQLWEVLWTGLPCANFHLFVCVAILDQEMDVFIDGQFSFTEILKHVNELSGNLNLAAVLEQAESIYLQVKQTLDESPKESNHELRKIIGEQLTTSDGGGTTGNTDEDEEDDDSCMSIVNERSPEEKEILQRKLDEACDLSLSYMFF, encoded by the exons ATGGATAACGACAGTGGCATGGAG GAAAAGTTTATCCAAAACGGTGTTATACTGAAGAAGGCCAATGCAGCCTACATCTCAGCACTGAATGCGGAAGGCATCCTAACGTTTGGCCAGTGTACGAAGACGAATCTTCACGCGTTCGAGTGGAAGCCCGAAACCTGCGACATCACCGACTCCGAGAGTCTCGAAAGCGGTTGGTCGTTGGTTGATGCGATTTCCCGACAACCGTCACCacagcaaccgctgcaaccTACTGCGCTAGCGAGCCTCCCAGCGAATGTACGTGCAGCAAGCGAGGAACCACCTGCCGGTCCCACAGCGAAAGCTAAGCTGATCATCCGGGTGTTTCTGCGCGATCTGAAGGGTCTCGAAACGTATAAGGACGAGCTGCGGTTTTACAACCACGACCACACGGTGCACAGTGTCTATCTGTTCCGACAAACGTCGACCAGCGttttgctgcagctgctggaaCGGTATCGCTGCGTACGCAAGAGCACACAACGCAAAAATTTCTATCGATGCATCGATGATCCGGATCAGGATAAGCTGCAAAAATCTTTCTCCGAGCTCAATATTGCCGATATACGGGCCCGTCCACGACCCCGCCCGTACATGGACATGCTGTCGAAGTTGGCCAGTGTGCATCAAATCCTTCCAATTAATCGACCAACGTCTCAAAGCATAATTCCCGGTGAGCTGCGGTTGAGCAATTTAAATGCAAGCATCGATGCAGAATCGGATTCAACGGAACGCCAACCAGAGAATTCGGTAGCTGCAAATGGCGAGACGGTTAGTACCGAATCCAGAAAGCTAGCCCCACGACCCCCCGTGCATCGTGGGCTTCCGTTGGATGCCGGAACGTGGGAGGATGTAAAATGCCCGAACGGGGCCATCTCCGATCCGGAACGCGTCAAGGAGATAATCTTTCGAGGA GGAATCAAACAAGATATACGGGCTGAAGTTTGGAAATATCTTCTCGGATTGGACGTCTGGGAGCACACCGTTCAGCAGCGCGATGAGCGAAGGGCTCATAAAACGCAGGAATACTTTCAGATGAAGTTCCAGTGGCTGTCGATGACGGCAACGCAGGAGCACAACTTTACTGGTTACCGGGAGCGCAAATGTCAGATCGAAAAGGACGTTAAACGGACGGATCGAACGTACGAATTTTTCGCCGGTGACGATAATCCGAACCTAGCCAAGCTGCAAGACATCCTCATGACGTACGTGATGTACAACTTCGATCTGGGGTACGTGCAGGGGATGAGCGATCTGCTCGCTCCAATCCTTAGCCTAGTGCAGAACGAAGCGGAAAGCTTCTGGTGCTTCGTCGGCTTCATGCACAAAGTGTTTGCCAACTTCGACATCGACCAGAAAGGCATGAAGCAGCAGCTAGAGCATTTGCGCGTGCTACTATCGTTCGTGAACGAACGTTTGTTCAATTATATGCGCGAGAACCAGTCGGAAAACATGTACTTCTGTTTCCGCTggcttttggtttggtttaagCGTGAGTTTGCCAATGCGGACATTATGCAGCTGTGGGAGGTGCTTTGGACGGGACTGCCGTGCGCAAACTTTCACCTATTTGTGTGCGTTGCCATCCTGGACCAGGAGATGGATGTGTTCATCGATGGGCAGTTCAGCTTTACCGAGATCCTGAAGCACGTGAACGAACTGTCGGGCAATTTGAATCTGGCAGCCGTACTCGAACAAGCAGAAAGCATCTACCTGCAGGTAAAACAAACGCTGGATGAATCGCCGAAAGAATCGAACCACGAGCTGCGCAAAATCATTGGCGAACAGTTGACGACAAGCGATGGAGGAGGAACCACGGGAAATACCGATGAGGACGAGGAAGATGACGATAGCTGCATGTCGATCGTGAACGAACGTTCACCGGAGGAGAAGGAAATTCTGCAACGAAAGCTTGACGAGGCGTGCGATCTGTCGTTGAgctatatgtttttttaa
- the LOC128715044 gene encoding uncharacterized protein LOC128715044 — MKRVAELDCKNVPVGKSREKLLRSRNKRKCKRKKNARTMRMRLWTLKEPANQCSSEQYQRESIHHPPPIAAEPCTEIRLKHAQNVWIRTYQRIVKWHGKHQTNYWKHCAQQLKAENDRLKRVMFATRPLTNSNNAVESDSDEDLHHRDDPFGDTEDESSEELDAIEGSHKRLQRQRKRRTSGRDEQRQERDELDEEFLAFMEVSARHRLEHRRLKNESVH; from the exons ATGAAACGTGTAGCAGAGCTTGATTGTAAAAATGTACCCGTCGGCAAGTCGCGTGAAAAGTTGTTGCGCTCGCGCAACAAAcgcaaatgcaaacgaaagaaaaatgcacGTACGATGAGAATGCGATTGTGGACATTGAAAGAGCCAGCGAATCAGTGCAGCTCGGAACAATACCAGCGGGAAAGCATTCATCATCCGCCGCCGATAGCTGCCGAACCGTGCACTGAGATACGTTTGAAGCATGCTCAGAACGTATGGATTAGAACTTATCAACGGATTGTAAAATGGCATGGGAAACATCAAACGAACTATTGGAAGCACTGTGCTCAACAGTTGAAGGCAGAAAATGATCGTCTAAAGCGTGTAATGTTTGCAACTCGACCATTAACCAACAGTAACAATGCTGTGGAGAGTGATTCCGATGAAGATCTTCACCACAGAGACGATCCGTTCGGTGATACAGAGGACGAAAGTTCGGAGGAATTGGACG caaTCGAAGGATCTCACAAAAGACTACAACGACAGCGAAAACGACGAACCTCCGGGCGGGACGAGCAGCGGCAAGAGCGAGACGAGCTTGACGAGGAGTTTCTCGCGTTCATGGAAGTATCTGCCCGGCACCGGCTCGAGCATCGACGActgaaaaatgaaagtgttCATTAA